In Mycobacterium stomatepiae, the following are encoded in one genomic region:
- the eccD gene encoding type VII secretion integral membrane protein EccD, translating into MPIVRVAILAHSRLTEVALPTELPLREVLPAVQRLVVPTAQNGDGGDPDGAPRTGAVSQLSLAPIGGAPFSLDASLDTVGVVDGDLLALQPVPTGPAAPGIVEDIADAAMIFSTSRLKPWGIAQIQRGALLAAIVVAFLTTGLGVTYRVATGALAGLVAVSVVAAVTAIAGLFVTLRSERTGMALSASALVPIGAALALAVPGRFGAAQLVLAAAGVTAWSLIVLMVPTTERERIVGFFTATAVVGAGVLLAAGAELLWRLTILTIGAGLIVVALLVTIEAAQLSALWARLPLPVIPAPGDPTPSAPVLRVLEDLPRRVRIGDAHQSGFIAGAVLLGVLGSVAIALRPESLSGWGWYVLAATAATSVLRARVWDSAACKAWLLAQPFLVAGVLLVFYASTGRFLAGLIAATVLVVLVLAWAVVALNPSIASPETYSLPLRRLLGFVATGLDASLIPVIAYLVGLFAWVLNR; encoded by the coding sequence ATGCCAATCGTTCGCGTGGCCATCCTCGCGCACAGCAGGCTGACAGAAGTTGCCCTGCCCACCGAGCTGCCGCTGCGTGAAGTCCTGCCCGCGGTGCAGCGATTGGTGGTCCCGACGGCCCAGAACGGCGACGGCGGTGACCCCGACGGTGCGCCGCGCACCGGGGCGGTTTCCCAACTGAGCCTGGCCCCCATCGGCGGAGCGCCGTTCAGCCTGGACGCCAGCCTGGACACCGTCGGCGTGGTCGACGGGGATCTGCTTGCGCTGCAGCCGGTTCCGACCGGCCCGGCGGCACCCGGCATCGTCGAGGATATCGCCGACGCCGCGATGATCTTCTCGACGTCGCGACTGAAGCCCTGGGGCATCGCGCAGATCCAGCGCGGGGCGCTGCTCGCCGCGATCGTCGTGGCCTTCCTGACGACTGGCCTGGGAGTGACCTATCGCGTGGCGACCGGCGCACTGGCCGGACTGGTCGCGGTCAGCGTGGTCGCGGCGGTGACCGCGATCGCGGGCTTGTTCGTCACGCTGCGTTCGGAACGCACCGGGATGGCACTGTCCGCGTCGGCGCTGGTGCCGATCGGTGCCGCGCTCGCGTTGGCGGTGCCCGGGAGGTTCGGGGCGGCACAGCTGGTGCTAGCCGCGGCCGGTGTGACCGCGTGGTCGCTGATCGTCCTGATGGTGCCGACCACCGAGCGCGAGCGCATTGTCGGGTTCTTCACCGCGACCGCGGTGGTCGGGGCCGGGGTGTTGTTGGCTGCGGGTGCCGAATTGCTTTGGCGTCTAACGATATTGACCATCGGTGCCGGACTGATCGTAGTTGCTCTCCTGGTGACCATCGAGGCGGCGCAGCTTTCCGCGCTGTGGGCTCGCTTGCCGCTGCCGGTCATCCCGGCACCGGGCGACCCGACTCCGTCGGCGCCCGTGCTTCGGGTGCTCGAAGACCTGCCACGGCGGGTGCGCATCGGTGACGCTCACCAGAGCGGCTTCATCGCCGGCGCGGTGCTGCTCGGTGTTCTGGGATCGGTGGCGATCGCGCTGCGGCCCGAGTCGTTGAGCGGCTGGGGCTGGTACGTGCTGGCCGCCACCGCGGCGACCTCCGTTCTGCGTGCCCGCGTGTGGGATTCGGCCGCGTGCAAGGCGTGGCTGCTGGCACAGCCGTTCCTGGTCGCCGGTGTCCTGTTGGTGTTCTACGCCTCGACCGGACGCTTCCTCGCCGGGCTCATCGCGGCGACGGTACTCGTCGTGCTGGTGCTGGCGTGGGCGGTGGTGGCGCTCAACCCGAGCATCGCCTCGCCGGAAACCTATTCGCTGCCGCTGCGCCGCCTGCTGGGCTTCGTCGCGACCGGCCTGGACGCTTCGCTGATCCCCGTCATCGCCTACCTGGTCGGCCTCTTCGCCTG
- a CDS encoding ESX secretion-associated protein EspG: MSVEPNAVELTVENAWFVAETVAAGSFPWVLAITTPYQDAAQRDAFFREQKDELTRMGLMSPDGVVNAAVADWIKLVCFPDQWLDLRYVGSGAAGGAGELLRGVVARRAGTTGKPSKTVVALRSAQLVTFTAMNIDDARALVPVLGVGLGQRPPAQFTEFSMPARVGARADERLRSGAPLPEVLDYLGIPGSARAVVESVFTGPRTYVEIVAGCQRDGQHATTDVGMSIVDTTAGRILVSPSRAFDGEWVSTFGPGTPFAIAVAIEQLTGCLPDGPWFPNQRLSRDLSTQYA, translated from the coding sequence ATGAGTGTCGAGCCCAATGCCGTCGAGCTGACGGTCGAAAACGCGTGGTTCGTCGCCGAAACCGTTGCAGCGGGTAGCTTCCCGTGGGTTCTGGCGATCACGACGCCCTATCAGGATGCCGCGCAGCGCGACGCGTTCTTCCGGGAACAGAAGGACGAGTTGACCCGGATGGGTCTGATGTCGCCGGACGGTGTCGTGAACGCGGCGGTCGCCGACTGGATCAAGTTGGTGTGTTTTCCCGATCAATGGCTGGATTTGCGCTACGTGGGCTCCGGCGCAGCCGGCGGTGCCGGCGAGTTGCTGCGCGGTGTGGTCGCGCGGCGCGCCGGCACCACCGGCAAGCCTTCGAAGACCGTCGTCGCGCTGCGCAGCGCGCAGCTGGTCACCTTCACCGCCATGAATATCGACGACGCCCGCGCGCTGGTTCCCGTGCTCGGAGTGGGGCTGGGCCAGCGGCCGCCGGCGCAGTTCACCGAGTTCAGCATGCCGGCGCGCGTCGGAGCCCGGGCCGACGAACGCCTGCGCTCCGGTGCGCCGCTGCCCGAAGTCCTTGACTACCTGGGCATTCCAGGGTCGGCACGCGCAGTGGTGGAATCGGTGTTCACCGGCCCGCGTACGTACGTGGAGATTGTTGCCGGCTGTCAGCGCGACGGGCAGCATGCCACCACCGACGTCGGAATGAGCATCGTCGACACCACCGCGGGCCGGATCCTGGTCAGTCCGTCCCGCGCGTTCGACGGCGAATGGGTCTCGACGTTCGGTCCGGGAACCCCGTTCGCGATCGCCGTCGCGATCGAGCAGCTGACCGGCTGTCTGCCCGATGGCCCCTGGTTCCCCAATCAGCGGCTATCCCGAGATCTGTCCACCCAATACGCCTAA
- a CDS encoding WXG100 family type VII secretion target, with the protein MSQIMYNYPAMLSHAADMSGYAGTMQGLGADIATEQAALQNAWQGDTGMTYQVWQAQWNQAMEALVRSYQAMASTHENNTLAMFARDTAEAAKWGG; encoded by the coding sequence ATGTCGCAGATCATGTACAACTACCCGGCGATGCTGAGCCACGCCGCCGACATGTCGGGCTACGCCGGCACGATGCAGGGGCTCGGCGCCGACATCGCCACCGAGCAGGCGGCGCTGCAGAACGCCTGGCAGGGTGACACCGGTATGACCTACCAGGTGTGGCAAGCCCAGTGGAACCAGGCCATGGAGGCGTTGGTGCGTTCCTACCAGGCGATGGCCAGCACGCACGAGAACAACACCCTGGCCATGTTCGCCCGCGACACGGCCGAAGCCGCCAAGTGGGGCGGCTAG
- the esxG gene encoding type VII secretion system protein EsxG has translation MSLLDAHIPQLVASQSAFSAKAALMRSTIQGAEQEAMSAQAFHQGASSAAFQAAHARFVEMAARVNTLLDIAQANLGDAAGTYVAADAAAASGYTSF, from the coding sequence ATGAGTCTTCTGGATGCACACATTCCACAGTTGGTGGCCTCGCAGTCGGCGTTCAGCGCCAAGGCGGCCCTGATGCGCAGCACGATCCAGGGCGCCGAGCAGGAAGCGATGTCCGCCCAGGCCTTCCACCAGGGCGCGTCCTCGGCGGCCTTCCAAGCCGCACACGCCCGGTTCGTGGAGATGGCCGCCCGAGTCAACACCCTGCTGGACATCGCCCAGGCCAACCTCGGTGACGCAGCGGGCACTTATGTGGCCGCCGACGCCGCCGCCGCGTCCGGCTACACCTCGTTCTGA
- a CDS encoding PE family protein has translation MTLRVVPEGLAATSAAVEALTARLASAHAAAAPAITAVVPPAADPVSLTTAAGFSAQGQMHSVVAAEGVEELGRAGVGVGEGGASYLAGDVAAAVTYGV, from the coding sequence ATGACGTTGCGAGTTGTTCCTGAAGGCCTGGCGGCGACGAGTGCGGCGGTCGAGGCACTGACGGCGCGATTGGCAAGTGCGCACGCGGCGGCCGCGCCGGCGATCACCGCGGTGGTGCCGCCCGCCGCGGATCCGGTGTCGCTGACGACCGCGGCCGGATTCAGCGCGCAGGGCCAGATGCATTCGGTGGTGGCCGCCGAGGGTGTCGAGGAGCTGGGCCGCGCCGGTGTCGGCGTGGGCGAAGGCGGGGCCAGCTATCTCGCGGGTGACGTCGCGGCGGCCGTCACATACGGCGTCTGA
- the eccCa gene encoding type VII secretion protein EccCa translates to MSRLIFEARRRLAPPSTRQGTITIEAPPELPRVIPPSFLRRAMPYVLVILIVGMIVALVATGMRVISPQTLFFPFVLLLAATALYRGNDNKMRTEEVDAERADYLRYLSVVRDNIRTQAAQQRAAAQWSHPEPAALATVAGSRRQWERDPHDPDFLVLRAGRHQVPLATAVRVQDSADEIDLEPVSHSALRSLLDTQRTVRDVPTGIDLTKVSRITVLGEPDEVQGALRAWIAQAVTWHDPTVLGVALATRDPENRDWSWLKWLPHIDIPGEVDGVGPARFLSNNPDELISLLGPALADRPAFTGQPADTLRHLLIIVDDPDYDVNASALAIGRAGVTVVHRTTTSPNREQYSDPEKPILRVVGRDGGGSRAAVIARWQTGGWQPFIDNADALGADEAAHLARQLSRWDSNPTHAGLRSAATRGATFTTLLGVPDASQLDVPTLWGPRRRDDELRVPIGVTATGEPLYFDLKDEAEGGMGPHGLMIGMTGSGKSQTLMSILLSLLTTHSADRLIVIYADFKGEAGADSFRDFPQVVAVISNMAEKKSLADRFADTLRGEVARRETLLREAGRRVQGSAFNSVVEYENAIAAGHDLPPIPTLFVVADEFTLMLADYPEYAELFDYVARKGRSFRIHILFASQTLDVGKIKDIDKNTSYRIGLKVASASVSRQIIGVDDAYHIESGKEHKGVGFLVPAPGAAPIKFRSTYVDGIYEPPQTAKTLVVQSVPQPKLFTAGRVEPDQGTVITGAGQDEFVGPPRKLIATIGEQLARYGPRAPQLWLPPLDEPIPLTTVLANAGVPERQWRWPLGEIDKPFEMRRDPLVFDATSASGNMVIHGGAKSGKSSALQTFILSAASLHSPRDVTFYCLDYGGGQLRAVEDLAHVGSVASPLEPERIRRTFGELEQLLVSRQQREAFRDKQGSTHDDGFGEVFLVVDNLYAFARDNTDQFNTRNPLLGKVTELVNVGLAYGIHVIVTTPSWLEVPLAMRDGLGLRLELKLHDARDSNVRVVGALHRPADAVPADQPGRGLTMAAEHFLFAAPQLDQVAAINARYPGVAAPPVRLLPTNLAPDALGPLYRGPEQVVIGQREEDLAPVVLDFAENPLLMVFGDSKAGKTTLLRHIIRTIREHSTSDQVAFTVLDRRLHLVEEPLFADNEYTANIDRIIPAMLGLSNIIGSRRPPAGLSAAELARWSFEGHTHYLIIDDVDQIPDTPAMSGPYIGQRPWTSLIPELSQAADLGLRVIVTARATGSGHALMTSPLLRRFNDLQATTLMLAGNPQDSGKIRGQRFGRLPAGRAILLGDTESPTYVQLVNPLVGESVVGGADEGFAH, encoded by the coding sequence TCTATCGCGGCAACGATAACAAGATGCGCACCGAGGAGGTCGATGCCGAACGCGCCGACTACCTGCGCTACCTGTCGGTGGTCCGCGACAACATCCGGACGCAGGCCGCCCAGCAGCGCGCCGCCGCCCAGTGGTCGCATCCCGAGCCGGCCGCACTGGCCACGGTGGCCGGATCACGCCGCCAATGGGAGCGTGACCCACACGACCCCGACTTCCTGGTGTTGCGGGCCGGGCGTCACCAGGTTCCCCTGGCCACTGCGGTACGGGTACAGGACAGCGCCGACGAAATCGACCTGGAACCGGTGTCACACAGCGCATTACGTAGCCTGCTCGACACGCAGCGCACCGTTCGCGATGTGCCCACCGGAATCGACCTGACCAAAGTCTCCCGGATCACCGTCCTCGGTGAGCCCGACGAGGTACAAGGGGCGCTGCGCGCTTGGATCGCGCAGGCCGTCACCTGGCATGACCCGACAGTGCTGGGGGTGGCGCTGGCCACCCGCGATCCGGAGAACCGCGACTGGTCCTGGCTGAAGTGGTTGCCGCACATCGACATTCCTGGCGAGGTGGATGGTGTCGGGCCGGCCCGCTTCCTGTCCAACAACCCCGACGAGCTGATTTCGCTGCTGGGACCGGCGCTGGCGGATCGGCCGGCGTTCACCGGGCAGCCGGCGGACACGTTGCGGCACCTGCTGATCATCGTCGACGACCCCGACTACGACGTGAACGCCTCGGCGCTGGCGATCGGCCGGGCCGGCGTGACCGTCGTGCACCGCACCACGACATCACCCAACCGTGAACAGTATTCGGATCCGGAGAAGCCGATCCTGCGTGTCGTCGGGCGGGATGGCGGGGGCAGCCGAGCCGCGGTGATTGCGCGCTGGCAGACCGGCGGCTGGCAGCCCTTCATCGACAACGCCGATGCGCTCGGCGCCGACGAAGCCGCGCACCTGGCCCGTCAGTTGTCCCGCTGGGATTCCAATCCCACCCACGCCGGGCTGCGCTCGGCGGCGACCCGCGGTGCGACCTTCACGACGCTGCTGGGTGTTCCGGATGCGTCGCAGCTGGACGTGCCGACCTTGTGGGGACCGCGTCGCCGCGACGACGAGTTGCGGGTGCCCATCGGTGTCACCGCGACCGGCGAGCCGCTGTACTTCGACCTCAAGGACGAGGCCGAGGGCGGGATGGGTCCGCACGGCCTGATGATCGGTATGACCGGTTCGGGCAAGTCGCAGACCCTGATGTCGATTCTGTTGTCGCTGTTGACAACTCACTCGGCTGATCGGCTCATCGTGATCTATGCCGACTTCAAGGGTGAGGCCGGGGCGGACAGCTTCCGGGACTTCCCGCAGGTCGTCGCGGTGATCTCCAACATGGCCGAGAAGAAATCGCTGGCCGACCGGTTCGCCGACACGCTGCGCGGTGAGGTTGCGCGGCGTGAAACGTTGCTCCGCGAGGCCGGCCGCCGGGTCCAGGGCAGTGCGTTCAACTCGGTGGTCGAATACGAGAACGCCATCGCTGCCGGCCACGACCTGCCGCCGATCCCGACCCTGTTCGTGGTCGCCGACGAGTTCACGCTGATGCTGGCCGACTACCCCGAGTATGCGGAACTGTTCGATTACGTTGCGCGTAAAGGCCGCTCGTTCCGCATCCATATCCTGTTCGCGTCCCAGACGTTGGATGTCGGCAAGATCAAGGACATCGACAAGAACACCTCGTACCGCATCGGTCTGAAGGTGGCCAGTGCCAGCGTCTCTCGCCAGATCATCGGCGTGGACGACGCGTACCACATCGAATCAGGCAAAGAGCACAAGGGTGTGGGCTTCCTGGTGCCGGCTCCCGGTGCCGCCCCGATCAAGTTCCGCAGCACCTATGTCGACGGCATTTACGAGCCACCGCAGACGGCTAAGACCCTTGTGGTGCAGTCCGTTCCGCAGCCGAAGCTGTTCACCGCCGGGCGGGTGGAGCCCGATCAGGGCACCGTGATCACCGGAGCGGGTCAAGACGAGTTCGTCGGACCGCCGCGCAAGCTGATCGCGACCATCGGTGAGCAGCTGGCTCGCTACGGGCCGCGAGCACCGCAGCTCTGGCTGCCGCCGCTGGACGAGCCGATCCCGTTGACCACGGTGCTGGCGAACGCAGGTGTGCCGGAACGGCAATGGCGTTGGCCCCTCGGCGAGATCGACAAGCCGTTCGAGATGCGCCGCGACCCACTGGTGTTCGACGCCACGTCGGCCTCGGGCAACATGGTGATCCACGGCGGTGCCAAGTCCGGTAAATCGTCTGCGCTGCAGACGTTCATCCTGTCCGCCGCCAGCCTGCACTCACCCCGCGACGTCACCTTCTACTGCCTGGACTACGGCGGGGGGCAGCTGCGCGCGGTGGAAGACCTGGCGCACGTCGGCAGTGTGGCGTCGCCGCTGGAACCCGAGCGCATTCGGCGCACCTTCGGCGAGCTCGAGCAGCTGCTGGTTTCCCGGCAGCAACGCGAGGCGTTCCGGGACAAGCAGGGTTCGACTCACGACGACGGCTTCGGCGAAGTCTTCCTGGTGGTCGACAATCTGTACGCCTTCGCCCGGGACAACACCGACCAGTTCAACACGCGTAACCCGTTGCTGGGCAAGGTGACCGAGCTCGTCAACGTCGGCCTCGCGTACGGCATCCACGTGATCGTCACCACCCCGAGCTGGCTGGAGGTGCCGTTGGCGATGCGCGACGGGCTCGGCCTGCGCCTCGAGCTCAAGCTGCACGACGCGCGGGACAGCAATGTGCGGGTGGTCGGGGCGCTGCACCGACCGGCCGACGCGGTGCCGGCCGACCAGCCGGGTCGCGGTCTGACCATGGCCGCCGAGCACTTCCTGTTCGCGGCTCCTCAGCTGGACCAGGTGGCCGCTATCAATGCCCGCTACCCGGGCGTGGCCGCACCGCCGGTTCGGCTGCTGCCGACCAACCTGGCACCGGATGCCCTCGGGCCGCTGTATCGCGGCCCCGAACAGGTCGTCATCGGCCAGCGCGAAGAGGACCTGGCGCCGGTGGTGCTCGACTTCGCGGAGAACCCGCTGCTGATGGTGTTCGGCGACAGCAAGGCGGGTAAGACCACGTTGCTGCGCCACATCATTCGCACCATTCGCGAGCACTCCACGTCGGACCAGGTGGCGTTCACGGTGCTGGATCGGCGGCTGCATCTCGTCGAGGAGCCGCTCTTCGCGGACAACGAGTACACCGCCAACATCGACCGGATCATCCCGGCGATGCTCGGGCTGTCGAACATCATCGGGTCGCGGCGCCCGCCGGCCGGCTTGTCGGCAGCGGAGTTGGCGCGGTGGAGCTTCGAGGGCCACACGCACTACCTGATCATCGATGACGTCGACCAGATTCCGGATACACCGGCGATGAGTGGGCCCTACATTGGGCAGCGGCCGTGGACCAGTCTCATCCCGGAGCTGAGTCAGGCCGCCGATCTGGGGCTGAGGGTGATCGTGACGGCACGGGCGACGGGGTCGGGGCATGCCCTGATGACCAGTCCGTTGCTACGCCGATTCAACGACCTGCAGGCAACCACGTTGATGCTGGCGGGCAACCCGCAGGACAGCGGGAAGATCCGTGGCCAGCGATTTGGCCGGTTGCCTGCCGGACGAGCAATTCTGTTGGGAGACACCGAAAGTCCGACGTATGTGCAGTTGGTCAACCCGTTGGTTGGCGAGTCTGTTGTAGGGGGAGCCGACGAAGGTTTCGCCCACTGA